The following are encoded together in the Glycine max cultivar Williams 82 chromosome 8, Glycine_max_v4.0, whole genome shotgun sequence genome:
- the LOC100796454 gene encoding LOW QUALITY PROTEIN: laccase-17 (The sequence of the model RefSeq protein was modified relative to this genomic sequence to represent the inferred CDS: inserted 4 bases in 4 codons; deleted 2 bases in 2 codons; substituted 2 bases at 2 genomic stop codons) translates to MGVPLIQSIALPAMLLFSLIIIPQLALGGITRHYHFDYKKVSRLYHTKSMVTVNGQFTGPRIVAREGDRLLIKVINHVQNNISIHWHGIQQLQSGWADGPAYVTQCPIQIGQSYVYNYTIGGQRGTLFWHAHISWLRSTLCDPIIILPKHGVPYPFTKPYKEVSIIFGEWWNADPEAVITQALQIGGGPNVSDAYTINGLPGPLYNCSAXNTFKLKVKPTKTYLLGLINAALNDKLFFSIANHTFTVVDVDAIYVKSFDSDTILIAPGQATNVLLKTKSHYTNATFLMSARPYATGQGTLXHSTSSIKKLSLFKPILPSLNDTSFSTNFANNLRSLASAQFPANVPQKVDRPFFFTVDLGTTPAHXNQTCQGPTNSTKFAASVNNISFIQPTTALLQTHFFGQSNGVYTPDFPTKTLVPFNYTGTPPNNTMVSNGTKVVVLPFNTSVELVMQDTSILGAESHPLHLHVFNFXVVGQGFGNFDPNKDPTNFNLVNPVERNTVGVPSXGWVAVRFLADNPGVCFMHCHLEVHTNWGLKMAXIVLDGELPNQKLLPPPALHDLPKC, encoded by the exons ATGGGTGTTCCTCTCATTCAATCAATTGCATTGCCAGCAATGCTTCTCTTCTCATTGATCATCATTCCTCAGCTGGCACTAGGGGGCATTACCAGGCATTACCATTTTGAT TACAAAAAGGTATCACGACTATACCACACAAAGAGCATGGTCACGGTGAATGGTCAGTTTACAGGGCCACGCATTGTAGCTAGGGAGGGAGACCGTCTTCTTATCAAAGTGATTAACCATGTTCAGAACAATATCTCCATCCATTG GCACGGCATTCAACAGCTTCAATCAGGGTGGGCTGATGGACCTGCCTATGTGACTCAGTGCCCCATTCAAATAGGCCAAAGTTATGTCTACAATTACACCATTGGTGGCCAAAGAGGCACTCTCTTTTGGCATGCTCACATTTCATGGTTAAGATCAACTCTCTGTGATCCTATCATCATTCTTCCCAAGCATGGAGTTCCATATCCTTTTACCAAACCTTACAAGGAAGTTTCCATTATCTttg gAGAATGGTGGAATGCAGATCCCGAGGCAGTCATAACACAAGCATTGCAAATAGGTGGAGGACCAAATGTGTCTGATGCATACACTATTAATGGTCTTCCTGGGCCATTGTATAACTGTTCTGCTTAAA ATACATTCAAGCTAAAGGTCAAGCCAACGAAAACATACCTTCTCGGTTTGATCAATGCTGCACTCAATGATAAACTCTTCTTCAGCATTGCAAATCACACCTTCACAGTGGTTGATGTAGATGCAATTTATGTTAAGTCA TTTGACTCTGACACTATTCTCATTGCCCCTGGACAAGCCACCAATGTTCTTCTAAAAACCAAATCTCACTATACTAATGCCACATTCTTGATGAGTGCTAGACCATATGCGACTGGCCAGGGCACTC TTCACTCAACGTCTTCAATCAAGAAGCTTTCACTCTTCAAGCCCATCCTCCCTTCCCTTAATGACACTTCTTTCTCGACAAACTTCGCCAACAATCTTCGTAGCTTAGCAAGTGCTCAGTTTCCAGCCAATGTACCCCAGAAAGTTGATAGGCCCTTTTTCTTCACAGTAGACCTTGGCACAACTCCTGCCC GAAACCAAACTTGTCAAGGACCCACCAATTCAACAAAATTTGCAGCATCAGTGAACAATATCTCTTTTATACAACCAACCACTGCACTTCTCCAAACCCACTTCTTTGGACAATCCAATGGGGTTTACACCCCTGACTTCCCAACCAAAACATTGGTTCCATTCAACTATACTGGGACTCCACCAAACAACACTATGGTGAGCAATGGGACAAAAGTGGTGGTTCTTCCCTTCAACACAAGTGTAGAGCTAGTGATGCAGGACACCAGCATTCTTGGTGCTGAAAGTCACCCTCTCCATTTGCATGTCTTTAACT TTGTTGTTGGTCAAGGATTTGGGAACTTTGATCCAAATAAGGACCCTACAAACTTCAATCTTGTTAATCCTGTTGAAAGGAACACAGTTGGTGTCCCAT GGGGATGGGTTGCTGTCAGATTCCTAGCAGATAATCCAG GGGTATGCTTCATGCATTGCCATCTAGAAGTACACACCAACTGGGGTCTAAAGATGGCTTGAATTGTGTTGGATGGAGAACTTCCAAATCAGAAGCTGCTTCCACCACCAGCT CTTCATGATCTTCCAAAGTGTTAA